A genomic region of Prosthecodimorpha staleyi contains the following coding sequences:
- a CDS encoding Gfo/Idh/MocA family protein: MIRFAAIGLDHRHIYHMVAELSAAGAECAGYCPLTSDPRVLAGFRERFPHLEPVDRRHLLEDPTIAVVCSAAIPRDRAAIAIEAMRHGKDVMVDKPGVTTPEQLAAVEACVAKTGRIFSICFSERFVVRASEVAARIVAEGGIGTVVQTIGIGPHRLNRAIRPAWFFDPAAYGGILVDIASHQIDQFLFYTGSTDAAIVASATANHAVPDIPAFADFGEILLRSDRASGYIRVDWYTPDGLPTWGDGRLTILGTDGTIELRKYLDIAGRPGADHVFLADRKGTRHIDASAEPLTYFRRFLDDVRDRSESAMPQAHVFRVTRLSLEAEARASRIGGPAT, translated from the coding sequence ATGATCCGCTTCGCCGCCATCGGGCTCGACCACCGCCACATCTACCATATGGTCGCCGAGCTCTCCGCCGCCGGGGCCGAGTGCGCGGGCTACTGTCCGCTCACCTCCGACCCGCGTGTCCTGGCCGGCTTCCGGGAGCGCTTCCCGCATCTCGAACCAGTCGACCGCCGACACCTGCTGGAGGACCCGACCATCGCAGTCGTGTGCTCGGCGGCGATCCCGCGCGACCGGGCCGCGATCGCCATCGAGGCGATGCGGCACGGCAAGGACGTGATGGTCGACAAGCCGGGCGTGACCACGCCGGAACAGCTCGCCGCCGTCGAGGCCTGCGTCGCCAAGACCGGCCGCATCTTCTCGATCTGCTTCTCCGAGCGCTTCGTGGTCCGCGCCTCCGAGGTCGCGGCGCGGATCGTGGCCGAGGGCGGCATCGGCACTGTGGTGCAGACCATCGGCATCGGTCCGCATCGCCTGAACCGGGCCATCCGCCCCGCCTGGTTCTTCGACCCGGCCGCCTATGGAGGCATCCTGGTCGACATCGCCTCGCACCAGATCGACCAGTTCCTGTTCTATACAGGGTCGACCGACGCCGCGATCGTCGCCAGTGCGACCGCCAATCACGCCGTGCCGGACATCCCGGCCTTCGCGGATTTCGGCGAGATCCTGCTGCGCAGCGACCGCGCCTCCGGCTATATCCGGGTCGACTGGTACACCCCGGACGGGCTGCCGACCTGGGGTGACGGCCGCCTGACCATCCTGGGCACCGACGGCACCATCGAACTGCGCAAGTATCTCGATATCGCCGGCCGGCCGGGCGCCGATCATGTCTTCCTCGCCGATCGCAAGGGCACCCGCCATATCGACGCCTCGGCCGAGCCGCTGACCTATTTCCGGCGCTTCCTCGACGACGTGCGCGACCGCTCCGAAAGCGCCATGCCGCAGGCGCATGTCTTCCGCGTAACGCGCCTGTCGCTCGAAGCCGAAGCCCGCGCGTCGCGCATCGGAGGCCCCGCGACGTAA
- a CDS encoding putative bifunctional diguanylate cyclase/phosphodiesterase, which produces MWNSDRLRYGLFAIVPVMGIASITLPAVVWNTNAALERSVRHDIAWTAEHGRRELTTFSHHVMTYSLNPSAEAADGIRLYHDILLARLNTWASGSFRKFIDERNSRQETLATISTGLNEIGRHIATIEMKSAQEAVLGMTSKVQGAVDILVSEAQTASANQITRNHEQLRLLQSIQQLLIAGLLISGFMLIAILLLQNRLLRRANAAEKETAEQYEYIAAHDTLTGLPNRAAFRTAFASALTNRQPDALKSGGNGLAVCIVDLDGFKPINDTLGHLIGDKLLVATADRLRKWVVQRPGSVASRFGGDEFVILLANVGGAEAAMQAADAIHGLLRAPHEINGQVMFVDASIGVSVSNGGSGAVDLLLQADLALNRSKSAGKGTVMLYEPGMEDEIVRRRALEIELGQAVANKEFEPFYQPIIDLPTGSVVGIEALVRWRHPRRGLVSPSEFIAVAESSGHIVEIGQIVLEKACLDASALAKPIQVSVNLSMVQLMRVDVPAMVADILARTALAPERLKLEITESVMMCDEARSRDLISRLRELGIWISLDDFGTGYSSLSYLRGFGFDEIKIDRSFVSALDQDPESLAIVQTIIALGRRLGLRVVAEGIETEFQANMIMACGCTRGQGYLFSEPVPFPALKALIEPSMVEAARVA; this is translated from the coding sequence ATGTGGAACTCCGACCGGCTTCGGTATGGCCTCTTCGCGATTGTGCCCGTGATGGGCATCGCCTCGATCACGCTTCCGGCCGTCGTCTGGAATACCAATGCCGCCCTGGAGCGTTCTGTCCGGCACGATATTGCCTGGACGGCCGAGCACGGTCGTCGCGAACTGACGACCTTCAGCCACCATGTCATGACATATTCCCTCAACCCGTCGGCAGAAGCCGCCGATGGCATTCGGCTCTACCACGACATCCTATTGGCCCGCCTGAATACCTGGGCATCGGGAAGCTTTCGAAAATTCATCGATGAAAGGAATTCACGGCAGGAGACCTTGGCGACAATTTCCACGGGCTTGAATGAAATAGGCCGGCATATAGCCACCATCGAGATGAAATCAGCCCAAGAGGCGGTCCTTGGCATGACGTCAAAGGTCCAGGGGGCGGTCGATATTCTCGTCTCGGAGGCACAAACCGCAAGTGCCAATCAGATCACCAGAAATCACGAGCAACTCCGGCTGCTCCAATCCATCCAGCAGCTTTTGATCGCAGGTCTCCTGATCAGCGGCTTCATGCTGATCGCGATTCTGTTGTTGCAGAACCGGTTGCTCCGGCGGGCCAACGCTGCCGAGAAGGAGACGGCGGAACAATACGAATATATCGCCGCCCACGACACCTTGACGGGACTGCCGAACCGCGCCGCCTTCCGAACTGCCTTCGCGTCCGCGCTGACAAATCGTCAGCCGGACGCCCTGAAATCCGGTGGCAACGGCTTGGCGGTGTGCATCGTCGATCTTGACGGATTCAAGCCCATCAACGACACGCTCGGCCATCTCATCGGAGACAAGCTTCTTGTCGCGACCGCCGATCGGCTGCGAAAATGGGTGGTTCAGCGGCCGGGTTCCGTCGCCTCGCGCTTCGGCGGCGATGAGTTTGTCATTCTGCTGGCCAATGTGGGCGGAGCCGAGGCGGCCATGCAGGCGGCCGACGCGATCCATGGGCTGCTTCGAGCACCCCACGAGATCAATGGGCAGGTCATGTTTGTCGACGCCAGCATCGGGGTGAGCGTCTCAAACGGCGGCTCGGGGGCGGTGGACCTGCTCTTGCAGGCCGATCTGGCTTTGAACCGTTCCAAGAGCGCCGGCAAGGGAACCGTGATGCTCTACGAACCGGGCATGGAGGATGAGATCGTCCGCCGTCGGGCACTTGAGATCGAGCTTGGCCAGGCGGTTGCCAACAAAGAGTTCGAGCCGTTCTACCAGCCGATTATCGACCTTCCGACGGGCTCCGTGGTCGGCATCGAAGCCCTGGTGCGGTGGCGTCATCCGCGGCGAGGGCTTGTCTCCCCAAGCGAGTTCATCGCCGTCGCGGAGAGTTCCGGTCATATTGTCGAAATTGGGCAGATCGTCCTGGAGAAGGCCTGTCTCGACGCCTCGGCACTTGCGAAACCCATTCAGGTTTCGGTCAATCTCTCGATGGTGCAGCTGATGCGGGTCGATGTCCCGGCCATGGTCGCGGATATCCTTGCCAGGACGGCATTGGCGCCTGAGCGTTTGAAACTGGAAATCACCGAGAGTGTGATGATGTGCGATGAGGCCCGGTCGCGTGACCTGATCAGTCGGCTTCGCGAACTCGGCATTTGGATATCGCTGGACGACTTCGGAACCGGGTATTCATCCCTCTCCTATCTTCGGGGCTTTGGCTTCGACGAAATAAAAATCGACCGCTCCTTCGTCTCCGCGCTCGATCAGGATCCTGAAAGTCTTGCCATCGTGCAGACTATCATTGCACTGGGACGGCGGTTGGGCTTGAGGGTTGTGGCTGAGGGAATTGAGACGGAATTCCAGGCTAACATGATCATGGCCTGTGGCTGTACGCGCGGTCAGGGGTATCTGTTCAGCGAACCGGTTCCATTCCCGGCGCTAAAAGCCCTGATCGAGCCCTCCATGGTCGAGGCGGCGCGAGTCGCCTGA
- a CDS encoding molybdopterin-dependent oxidoreductase encodes MVASMLRRIMAFIVLLLAAVASVGAAGAAEDRVILKIDGKIAGSGDREFTRSQLESLGSGEIRTSTPWHEGVQTFEGVPLDTVMRAVGAQGSKVVVVALNQYRTEIPLTDFADYKVLLAMKRGGQYMEVRDKGPLFVIYPFDGNPNLKSERYYNRSAWQVRSITVE; translated from the coding sequence ATGGTCGCGTCCATGCTTCGTCGAATTATGGCATTCATCGTCCTGCTTCTCGCCGCTGTCGCGTCTGTCGGGGCAGCCGGCGCGGCCGAGGACCGGGTCATCCTGAAGATCGACGGCAAGATTGCCGGTAGTGGTGACCGCGAGTTCACCCGATCGCAACTTGAGAGCCTCGGTTCAGGCGAGATACGCACGTCGACGCCTTGGCACGAAGGCGTGCAGACCTTTGAAGGCGTCCCTCTCGACACGGTCATGCGGGCTGTCGGTGCGCAAGGCAGCAAGGTCGTCGTCGTCGCTCTCAACCAGTACCGTACTGAAATCCCGCTCACGGATTTCGCGGACTACAAGGTTCTCTTGGCGATGAAGCGCGGTGGTCAATACATGGAGGTTCGCGACAAGGGGCCCCTATTCGTCATCTATCCCTTTGATGGCAATCCAAACCTTAAATCTGAACGGTACTACAATCGGTCGGCGTGGCAGGTTCGCAGCATCACGGTGGAGTAA